A DNA window from Salvelinus fontinalis isolate EN_2023a chromosome 28, ASM2944872v1, whole genome shotgun sequence contains the following coding sequences:
- the LOC129825766 gene encoding NADH-ubiquinone oxidoreductase chain 5-like: MLFYVLFHVLFHVLFFVLFYYVLFFYVLFYVLFFYVLFYVLFYVLFYVLFYVLFYVLFYVLFYVLFFYVLFYVLFFYVLFYVLFFYVLFYVLFYVLFYVLFYVLFYVLFYVLFYVLFYVLFYVLFFYVLFFYVLFYVLFFYVLFYVLFFYVLFYVLFYVLFYAGTQDYY; this comes from the coding sequence ATGTTGTTCTACGTGTTGTTCCACGTGTTGTTCCACGTGTTGTTCTTCGTGTTGTTCTACTACGTGTTGTTCTTCTACGTGTTGTTCTACGTGTTGTTCTTCTACGTGTTGTTCTACGTGTTGTTCTACGTGTTGTTCTACGTGTTGTTCTACGTGTTGTTCTACGTGTTGTTCTACGTGTTGTTCTACGTGTTGTTCTTCTACGTGTTGTTCTACGTGTTGTTCTTCTACGTGTTGTTCTACGTGTTGTTCTTCTACGTGTTGTTCTACGTGTTGTTCTACGTGTTGTTCTACGTGTTGTTCTACGTGTTGTTCTACGTGTTGTTCTACGTGTTGTTCTACGTGTTGTTCTACGTGTTGTTCTACGTGTTGTTCTTCTACGTGTTGTTCTTCTACGTGTTGTTCTACGTGTTGTTCTTCTACGTGTTGTTCTACGTGTTGTTCTTCTACGTGTTGTTCTACGTGTTGTTCTACGTGTTGTTCTACGCTGGTACACAGGACTACTATTGA